One part of the Rutidosis leptorrhynchoides isolate AG116_Rl617_1_P2 chromosome 1, CSIRO_AGI_Rlap_v1, whole genome shotgun sequence genome encodes these proteins:
- the LOC139864981 gene encoding phosphatidylinositol 4-phosphate 5-kinase 9, producing MSGLVAIADNVEPSLSYSNRTRSLDTYYNNDINSSLTNGETARSSTESVAFRVGELTLQNGEYYSGSLLGNVPEGSGKYVWSSGCKYEGEWRRGIWHGYGKLHWPSGANYEGEFSGGYMQGTGTYIRSDKLVYKGRWRLNRKHGLGYQTFPNGDVFEGSWIQGSPDGPGKYTWANGNEYLGHMKNGKMSGKGVFTWTNGDSYEGSWSNGVMHGFGAYTWSDGGRYVGTWTWGLKDGKGAFYPNGCRLPARQELYLKALRKRGLLSDLQKVNQVSRIQHASSIDMGNFKIGGSQSSHRNSTDNVSLERRWSLEVAIEKVMGHDLASIMSETNLENDTQTPILEREYMQGILISELVVDNRFSPGSKREMRRQKKLVKEVKRPGEAIIKGHRSYDLMLSLQLGIRYTVGKITPVQKREVRTSDFGPRASFWMHFPKEGSQLTPTHQSDDFKWKDYCPMVFRNLREMFRIDAADYMMSICGNDALRELSSPGKSGSVFFLSQDDRFMIKTLRKSEVQVLLRMLPDYHRHVRTYENTLITKFFGLHRIKPSSGQKFRFVVMGNMFCTELRIHRRFDLKGSSLGRSADKVEIDENTILKDLDLNYCFYLEPSWRGALLKQIEIDSNFLEAQNIMDYSLLLGVHYRAPQHLKSLMSYNQSVRADGLGIVAEEESMEDEISPQGLVLVPRGSDDSSVVVGPHIRGSSLRSSATGDAEVDLLLPGTARLQIQLGVNMPARAELLPGAEKKQMFHEVYDVVLYLGIIDILQEYNITKKIEHKYKSFQFDSLSISAVDPTYYSERFLEFIRKVFPQNGAAS from the exons ATGTCTGGCCTTGTGGCCATAGCCGATAACGTCGAACCGTCACTGTCTTATTCAAATAGAACAAGATCGCTTGATACATATTACAACAATGACATCAATAGTTCTTTAACAAATGGAGAAACTGCGCGTTCTTCAACTGAAAGTGTTGCCTTTAGAGTAGGAGAACTTACGCTCCAAAACGGGGAATATTATTCCGGTTCTCTTCTTGGAAACGTACCCGAGGGTTCAGGAAAGTACGTGTGGTCAAGCGGTTGCAAATATGAAGGAGAATGGAGACGAGGAATTTGGCATGGGTACGGGAAGCTTCATTGGCCTTCGGGGGCGAATTATGAAGGGGAATTTTCGGGAGGGTATATGCAGGGTACCGGAACGTATATCCGGTCCGATAAGTTAGTTTATAAAGGTAGGTGGCGGTTGAACCGTAAACACGGGTTGGGGTATCAAACTTTTCCTAATGGAGATGTTTTTGAAGGATCTTGGATTCAGGGTTCACCCGATGGGCCGGGTAAGTATACATGGGCTAACGGAAATGAGTATTTGGGTCATATGAAAAACGGGAAAATGTCGGGTAAAGGCGTTTTTACTTGGACTAATGGCGACTCGTATGAAGGAAGTTGGTCTAATGGAGTTATGCATGGTTTTGGTGCGTATACATGGAGTGACGGAGGTCGTTATGTCGGTACGTGGACGTGGGGGTTAAAAGACGGTAAAGGAGCTTTTTATCCGAACGGGTGTCGGTTGCCAGCTAGACAGGAGTTGTACCTTAAAGCGTTGCGAAAACGAGGGTTGTTGTCTGACTTACAAAAAGTCAACCAAGTTTCTCGTATTCAACATGCTTCATCGATTGATATGGGGAATTTTAAGATCGGTGGTAGTCAATCTTCTCATCGTAATTCAACTGATAATGTTTCGTTGGAACGAAGATGGAGTTTAGAGGTTGCGATTGAAAAAGTTATGGGACATGATTTGGCGTCGATTATGTCTGAAACTAATTTGGAGAACGATACGCAAACTCCGATTCTAGAACGAGAGTACATGCAAGGGATTTTGATCAGTGAGCTTGTGGTTGACAATCGTTTTTCTCCCGGGTCTAAAAGAGAAATGAGAAGACAGAAGAAACTTGTGAAAGAAGTAAAGAGGCCCGGGGAAGCGATTATTAAGGGTCATAGGAGTTATGATCTGATGCTCAGTTTACAGCTTGGGATCAG GTATACTGTGGGGAAAATAACACCAGTACAAAAACGAGAAGTACGGACATCGGATTTTGGCCCGCGAGCTAGCTTCTGGATGCACTTCCCTAAAGAAGGGTCTCAGTTGACACCTACTCATCAATCGGACGATTTTAAGTGGAAGGATTACTGTCCGATGGTTTTCAG gaacttgagagagatgtttAGGATTGATGCTGCTGATTACATGATGTCAATTTGTGGCAATGATGCTCTTAGAGAACTTTCATCTCCTGGGAAAAGCGGCAGCGTCTTTTTTCTCTCGCAAGACGATCGTTTTATGATTAAGACATTGAGAAAGTCTGAAGTACAG GTCCTTCTGCGGATGCTTCCGGACTATCATCGTCATGTGCGGACATATGAGAACACGCTGATAACTAAATTTTTTGGTCTGCACAGGATAAAACCATCAAGTGGTCAAAAA TTTCGGTTTGTAGTGATGGGAAATATGTTCTGCACAGAATTAAGGATCCATAGAAGATTTGACTTAAAAGGTTCGTCACTTGGGCGATCGGCAGACAAAGTTGAAATAGATGAGAACACAATACTTAAAGATCTTGATTTAAATTACTGCTTTTACCTAGAACCTTCTTGGCGAGGTGCTCTGCTAAA GCAGATTGAAATTGATAGTAACTTTCTAGAAGCTCAGAATATCATGGATTATAGTCTTTTGCTCGGTGTTCATTATCGAGCGCCTCAGCACCTAAAATCTTTGATGTCTTACAACCAAAGTGTTAGAGCAGATGGACTGGGAATCGTTGCAGAAGAAG AATCTATGGAAGATGAGATCTCACCTCAAGGACTTGTTTTGGTCCCACGTGGATCTGATGATAGTAGTGTTGTTGTGGGTCCACATATACGAGGAAGCAGTTTACGATCATCAGCTACTGGTGATGCAGAAGTGGATCTCCTTCTCCCCGGCACAGCAAG GTTACAAATACAGTTAGGAGTGAACATGCCAGCTAGAGCAGAGCTTCTTCCTGGTGCCGAAAAAAAACAAATGTTTCACGAAGTATATGACGTGGTATTATATCTGGGAATCATTGACATATTACAAGAGTACAATATAACAAAGAAGATTGAACATAAATACAAATCATTTCAATTCGATTCTCTTTCCATATCGGCTGTGGACCCCACATATTACTCCGAACGCTTTCTTGAGTTTATCCGAAAAGTATTCCCTCAAAACGGCGCTGCAAGCTAA
- the LOC139864969 gene encoding ras-related protein RABC2a-like, with protein sequence MSSSSGPYDLSFKILLIGDSGVGKSSLLVSFISNSVEDLAPTIGVDFKIKQFTVGGKRLKLTIWDTAGQEKFRAVTSSYYRGTQGIILVYDVTKRETFTNLSEIWAKDVDLYSTNQDCVKMLVGNKVDKDSERFVSREEGAALAKELGCLFLECSAKTQEKVHQCFEELALKIMEVPSLIEEGSTVVKRNVLKHKPEQQMHNGGCCS encoded by the exons ATGAGTTCATCATCTGGTCCGTACGATCTGTCATTTAAGATCTTATTGATCGGCGATTCAGGTGTCGGTAAGAGTAGTCTTCTCGTCAGTTTCATTTCAAATTCCGTTGAGGATCTCGCGCCTACTATAG GTGTTGACTTCAAAATTAAGCAGTTTACAGTTGGTGGGAAAAGATTAAAATTAACAATTTGGGACACAG CCGGACAGGAGAAATTCAGGGCTGTGACAAGCTCTTACTACAGAGGAACCCAAGGAATTATTCTTG TGTATGATGTTACAAAGAGAGAAACTTTCACGAACTTGTCTGAAATATGGGCTAAAGATGTGGATCTTTATTCTACTAATCAAGACTGTGTCAAGATGCTTGTTGGAAATAAAGTTGACAAA GACTCTGAAAGATTTGTGAGCAGAGAAGAAGGCGCTGCTCTTGCAAAAGAGCTTGGTTGTTTGTTTCTTGAGTGTAGTGCTAAAACTCAAGAAAAAGTACACCAATGTTTCGAAGAACTTGCATTAAAG ATAATGGAAGTCCCGAGCCTTATCGAAGAAGGGTCTACAGTGGTGAAGAGAAACGTATTGAAGCACAAACCAGAGCAGCAGATGCATAACGGTGGCTGTTGTTCATAG